In the Bacteroidales bacterium genome, CGAATACCTACAGTTATTTTCTTCGATTCGAAAATTTTCGGCACCTTATTGCTTGCATTTAAAATAAAGGTAAATGGTCCGGGTAGTGCTTTTTTCAAGAGTTTATATATAGGCGTACTGAGTTGTCGGGTGTAATCGGAAATGTGGCTTAAATCGTAACATATAAAAGAGAAATTTGCTTTTTCAGGTCTCACACCTTTGATTTGTGCAATTCGTTCAACGGCTTTACGATTGAAAATATCACAACCGATACCATAAATCGTGTCGGTTGGATAAATAATAATACCGCCGTTTTGCAGACATTCTGCAATTTTCCGAACCTGCCTTGTTTCGAGATTCTCCTCATATAACTTTATAAACAGCGCCATGATGTTCAGTCATTAGTCATTGGTCATTAGTAAAAAAAAATCTAAA is a window encoding:
- a CDS encoding Sua5/YciO/YrdC/YwlC family protein, with the translated sequence MALFIKLYEENLETRQVRKIAECLQNGGIIIYPTDTIYGIGCDIFNRKAVERIAQIKGVRPEKANFSFICYDLSHISDYTRQLSTPIYKLLKKALPGPFTFILNASNKVPKIFESKKITVGIR